One Actinomycetota bacterium DNA segment encodes these proteins:
- a CDS encoding AI-2E family transporter, translated as MTREDTVKRYKEIAIVTWAIFGVILLFASLFFLISKIRSIFPLIVFTIAIVYILRPIVNFFESKGVSRLQAVIITYLIMILVIAPILFYFSLIIAAQVRELINNLPGYVKALMQFVERYRGALERFQIPPAARGLFEEYLEKVKRVGMEIFSRIPRVTMDIFSLILHLILAPLMAFYILKDLRMIKATMSGLIPQKYRMEAFEIIHKVDVVLGGFLRGQLLVALAVGVLCGIALTILRVDFAIVLGVIAGVLNIIPYFGPIAGGALAAMVALIKSPTLAVLVIIAMIIIQLIDGMLLSPNIISRQVNLHPVVVIFSLLIGAALFGIMGMILAIPIAAAGKALV; from the coding sequence ATGACCCGGGAAGATACCGTCAAAAGATATAAAGAAATAGCCATTGTGACCTGGGCAATTTTTGGTGTGATTTTACTTTTCGCCTCCCTCTTTTTTTTAATATCGAAAATAAGATCGATTTTTCCCCTAATCGTTTTCACCATCGCCATCGTTTACATCTTAAGACCCATTGTGAATTTCTTCGAAAGCAAGGGCGTCTCCAGACTGCAGGCGGTAATAATAACCTACCTCATCATGATCTTGGTCATAGCTCCGATTTTATTTTACTTTAGTCTCATAATTGCAGCTCAAGTCCGTGAACTGATTAATAATCTTCCTGGATATGTCAAGGCTTTAATGCAATTTGTGGAAAGATATCGGGGGGCATTGGAGAGATTTCAAATCCCACCTGCTGCTAGAGGATTATTCGAGGAATATCTTGAGAAGGTTAAAAGGGTGGGGATGGAGATTTTCTCGCGCATTCCACGAGTGACCATGGATATCTTTTCACTCATCCTCCATCTTATCCTAGCTCCGCTCATGGCCTTCTATATTTTGAAGGATTTAAGGATGATAAAGGCCACCATGAGCGGTCTCATTCCCCAAAAATATCGCATGGAAGCTTTTGAGATAATCCATAAGGTCGATGTGGTACTGGGAGGATTCCTTAGAGGACAACTTTTGGTGGCCCTCGCCGTTGGAGTTCTTTGTGGCATTGCCCTTACCATATTAAGAGTTGACTTCGCAATAGTTCTGGGCGTCATCGCCGGAGTGTTGAACATCATTCCCTATTTCGGTCCCATCGCTGGAGGAGCTCTGGCTGCAATGGTTGCTTTGATAAAGTCACCCACCCTCGCCGTTTTAGTGATCATTGCCATGATAATAATTCAATTGATCGATGGAATGCTTCTTTCGCCCAATATCATAAGTCGGCAGGTTAACTTACATCCCGTGGTTGTGATATTCTCTTTATTGATAGGAGCCGCGCTTTTTGGGATTATGGGCATGATTTTGGCTATACCCATCGCGGCGGCGGGCAAGGCGTTGGT
- a CDS encoding DUF948 domain-containing protein, whose amino-acid sequence MNWSLFAAVILVLLAVLFIFIISVLIQLSRTLRRVNILLEDVRKEITPFLSKLNTTVDEVNSELARVDEIAKTIQEVSERVTITSKLMQEILSPSLIKLASISAGARKAIGTLIGGKRGE is encoded by the coding sequence GTGAACTGGTCCTTATTTGCTGCTGTAATTCTGGTTTTGCTTGCAGTTTTATTCATTTTTATCATCTCTGTTCTCATTCAGCTTTCCAGAACCCTGAGGAGAGTCAATATCCTCCTTGAGGATGTTCGGAAGGAGATTACACCGTTTCTATCCAAATTGAATACCACGGTCGACGAGGTAAACAGCGAATTGGCGAGAGTGGATGAGATTGCAAAGACGATTCAGGAGGTAAGCGAAAGGGTAACCATTACATCCAAGTTGATGCAGGAGATTTTATCCCCATCCCTGATTAAATTGGCTAGCATTTCTGCGGGTGCGAGAAAGGCCATCGGCACTCTTATTGGTGGTAAGAGGGGTGAGTAA
- a CDS encoding AAA family ATPase yields MDLFDIESSHEIEELKQAPLALRMRPRTLEEFVGQKQILGEGMVLRRAILEDALQSVIFWGPPGSGKTALAYIIANVTKAHFIRMSAVTSNVSEVRKAISESHQRLKTSGRRTIILIDEIHRFNKAQQDALLPAVEEGTIILIGVTTENPYFEVNSPLISRSRIFRFEPLPDEDVRQILKRALEDRERGLGSLQIKLEKAALEHIIKVANGDARCALNALEMAALTTSPGGKGVRKVTLKIAEDAIQKRAVIYDREGDAHYDTISAFIKSMRGSDPDAAIYWLARMLYAGEDPRFIARRMVIFASEDIGNADPQALVVATAAAQAVEFVGLPECRLNLAQAAIYLATAPKSNSVIRGIDKALKDVEEERSFTIPKHLRDAHYPGAKKLGHGEGYKYPHSFPGHYVSQDYLPPELRNKKYYIPSSSGHEKKIAEYLKKLGKE; encoded by the coding sequence ATGGATTTATTCGATATCGAATCCTCGCATGAAATCGAAGAGCTCAAGCAAGCTCCTCTTGCTCTTCGGATGCGCCCCCGCACTCTGGAGGAATTCGTGGGTCAGAAGCAGATTTTGGGAGAGGGAATGGTCCTAAGGAGAGCCATTCTGGAGGATGCTCTCCAATCTGTCATCTTTTGGGGACCACCCGGTTCGGGAAAGACCGCTTTGGCTTATATCATCGCCAATGTGACGAAGGCCCATTTCATCAGGATGAGTGCGGTGACATCAAACGTTTCAGAGGTAAGGAAAGCCATATCCGAGTCCCATCAACGTTTAAAAACATCGGGGCGAAGAACCATCATTTTAATTGACGAGATTCACAGGTTCAATAAGGCCCAACAGGATGCCCTCCTTCCCGCTGTGGAGGAGGGAACCATCATCTTAATCGGTGTGACCACGGAGAATCCCTATTTTGAGGTCAATTCACCCTTAATTTCGCGATCGAGAATCTTTCGATTCGAGCCTCTTCCAGACGAGGACGTAAGACAAATCCTAAAAAGGGCTTTAGAAGATAGAGAAAGAGGGTTGGGTAGTTTACAGATAAAGCTTGAGAAAGCCGCATTGGAACACATCATCAAAGTTGCCAACGGTGATGCCCGTTGTGCTTTAAATGCCTTGGAGATGGCGGCATTGACCACGTCACCGGGAGGCAAGGGTGTACGTAAAGTCACTTTGAAGATAGCCGAGGATGCCATCCAAAAGCGAGCTGTGATTTATGACCGAGAAGGCGATGCTCATTACGATACCATTTCTGCCTTCATCAAGAGCATGCGCGGCTCGGATCCCGATGCTGCCATCTATTGGTTGGCTCGAATGCTTTACGCTGGGGAGGATCCCAGGTTTATCGCCCGTCGTATGGTCATTTTTGCCTCCGAGGATATAGGAAATGCCGATCCTCAAGCTCTGGTGGTGGCGACCGCAGCCGCTCAGGCTGTGGAGTTTGTAGGATTACCCGAATGCCGTCTGAACTTGGCTCAAGCTGCCATTTACTTAGCCACGGCCCCAAAGAGTAATTCCGTCATCAGGGGGATCGATAAAGCTCTTAAAGATGTAGAGGAGGAGCGATCCTTTACCATCCCCAAGCACCTTCGGGATGCTCACTATCCAGGAGCCAAAAAGTTGGGACACGGTGAAGGTTATAAATATCCGCATAGCTTCCCGGGTCATTACGTCTCCCAGGACTATTTACCGCCCGAATTGAGAAACAAAAAATACTATATCCCCTCATCATCGGGACATGAGAAAAAGATCGCCGAATACTTGAAAAAACTGGGAAAAGAGTAA
- the alaS gene encoding alanine--tRNA ligase, with translation MKSSEIRKRFLAFFQERGHAVFPSSSLVPDDPTLLLTAAGMVQFKPVFQGEMKPTHIRITTCQKCVRTSDIERVGHTARHLTFFEMLGNFSFGDYYKREAIAWAWEFLTQNLKLDPGRMWITVFEDDDESFKIWRDEIGIPEARIVRMGEEDNFWSAGPTGPCGPCSELVYDLGEDRSCGRPDCGIHCDCDRFLEVWNLVFMEYNRNEKGDLEPLPKRNIDTGLGLERVASVLQNVPTNFETDSLKPIVDKTINLSGIRYGKDKKSDISVKIIADHVRAITFLIGDGVLPSNEGRGYILRRLIRRAVRHGRLLGIERSFLPDIVQMVVESMKDAYPEIKESQEFIIRIAAGEEERFSQTLRSGLSILSGVIQEAKSRGMNQIGGDIVFQLYDTYGFPLELTREIAEEDGFSLDEREFDELMEEQRRKARAAWQDRVAKPKEVYAQVFDQYGKGEFVGYSLESVETTIQAIIRGNVVVHRGKEGDEIEIVLKKTPFYAEMGGQVGDKGCIEASSGMVEIVDTQSPFPDLYVHVGKVVKGTIRLGQKAKASIDLKRRTEICRNHTATHLLHWALRTVLGKHVKQAGSLVDHDRLRFDFTHFTALSDEEIWRVEKLINDKVFEGHPVKCYITSFQFAKDIGAIALFGEKYDEFVRVVEIGNFSKELCGGTHVANTSQVGLVKIVSEGSIGTNLRRVEALTASRALDYIHGREEILEETTNLLKVGTIPEIPERITSILATLKERERKIESFEIQLIKHQVDTLLASTREVNGVRVLIRAIEAKDMESLRRFVDVLRERVKSGIMVLGASHGGKAMLIAAATPNLVANGFHAGDLLKEIAPLVGGGGGGRADLAQAGGRKPENISQALDKAFKCIEKQLQQKKEGEVERD, from the coding sequence ATGAAAAGTAGCGAGATAAGAAAGAGATTCCTCGCCTTCTTTCAGGAGCGGGGTCATGCGGTTTTCCCTAGCTCCTCCCTGGTTCCCGATGATCCCACCTTGCTCCTCACTGCCGCGGGGATGGTGCAGTTTAAGCCCGTCTTCCAGGGCGAGATGAAACCAACCCACATCCGAATTACTACCTGCCAGAAGTGTGTTCGTACCAGCGATATTGAGCGGGTTGGTCACACGGCGAGACATTTGACCTTCTTTGAAATGTTGGGGAATTTCTCCTTTGGGGATTATTACAAGAGGGAAGCCATCGCTTGGGCGTGGGAATTTTTAACACAAAATTTGAAACTCGATCCGGGTAGAATGTGGATCACCGTCTTTGAGGACGACGATGAATCATTCAAGATATGGAGAGATGAGATCGGCATTCCCGAGGCTCGGATCGTACGCATGGGGGAGGAGGACAACTTCTGGTCCGCTGGCCCCACGGGACCATGTGGTCCCTGTTCCGAGCTCGTCTATGATCTGGGGGAGGACCGAAGTTGCGGGCGACCCGATTGCGGAATCCACTGCGATTGCGACAGGTTCCTGGAGGTATGGAACCTGGTCTTTATGGAGTATAACCGGAATGAGAAGGGAGACCTTGAACCCTTGCCCAAAAGAAACATCGACACGGGACTGGGTTTGGAGCGAGTGGCTTCGGTTCTGCAGAATGTACCCACAAATTTTGAGACCGACTCCCTTAAACCCATAGTCGATAAAACCATAAACTTGAGTGGGATAAGGTACGGGAAGGACAAAAAATCTGATATCTCCGTTAAGATCATCGCGGATCACGTTAGGGCGATAACCTTTCTCATTGGTGATGGAGTTTTACCCTCAAATGAGGGGAGAGGTTACATTCTCCGCAGGCTCATACGAAGAGCTGTCCGTCACGGTCGGTTGTTGGGAATTGAGAGATCGTTTCTTCCGGATATCGTTCAAATGGTCGTGGAATCCATGAAGGATGCCTATCCCGAAATCAAAGAGAGCCAAGAATTCATAATCCGCATTGCTGCTGGTGAAGAGGAGAGGTTCTCCCAAACCTTAAGATCCGGTTTGAGCATTTTAAGTGGGGTTATTCAAGAGGCAAAATCAAGGGGAATGAATCAGATCGGTGGCGATATTGTCTTCCAACTCTATGATACCTATGGTTTCCCCCTGGAGTTGACCCGAGAGATAGCGGAAGAGGATGGATTCTCCTTGGATGAGAGAGAATTTGATGAACTCATGGAGGAGCAGCGTAGAAAGGCACGGGCTGCTTGGCAAGATCGAGTTGCCAAGCCAAAGGAGGTCTATGCGCAAGTTTTTGACCAATATGGCAAGGGTGAATTCGTGGGCTATTCGCTGGAAAGCGTTGAGACGACGATTCAAGCCATAATCCGTGGCAATGTGGTGGTACATCGGGGTAAAGAGGGAGATGAGATTGAAATAGTTCTCAAGAAAACCCCCTTTTATGCCGAAATGGGAGGCCAGGTCGGAGATAAGGGATGCATAGAAGCCTCTTCCGGTATGGTAGAAATAGTGGATACTCAATCTCCCTTTCCTGACCTTTATGTTCATGTAGGGAAGGTAGTTAAGGGAACCATTCGCTTGGGCCAAAAGGCTAAGGCTTCCATCGATCTCAAAAGAAGAACGGAAATTTGTCGAAATCATACTGCTACTCATCTGCTCCACTGGGCGCTAAGGACCGTGTTGGGCAAACACGTCAAGCAAGCGGGTTCCCTCGTGGATCACGATAGATTGCGATTCGACTTCACTCATTTTACGGCCCTAAGTGATGAGGAAATTTGGAGGGTCGAAAAACTCATCAACGATAAAGTTTTTGAGGGACATCCCGTCAAATGCTATATCACATCCTTTCAATTCGCCAAGGATATCGGAGCTATTGCCCTCTTTGGGGAGAAATATGATGAATTTGTGAGGGTTGTGGAGATCGGCAATTTCAGTAAGGAGCTTTGTGGAGGAACCCATGTGGCAAACACGAGTCAAGTTGGGCTGGTTAAGATAGTTAGTGAGGGGAGCATCGGAACAAACCTCAGGCGAGTAGAAGCTTTAACCGCGAGTAGAGCTTTAGATTATATCCACGGCAGGGAGGAAATTCTCGAGGAAACCACCAACCTGTTGAAAGTGGGAACGATTCCCGAAATCCCAGAGAGGATAACCAGCATACTGGCTACTCTCAAGGAGAGGGAGCGAAAGATAGAGTCCTTTGAGATTCAGCTCATTAAACATCAGGTTGATACCCTTCTGGCTTCAACTCGCGAGGTAAATGGGGTCAGAGTTCTCATAAGGGCAATAGAGGCTAAAGATATGGAGAGTTTGAGGCGATTTGTCGATGTTTTAAGGGAAAGGGTGAAGAGCGGTATCATGGTTCTGGGAGCTTCACATGGTGGAAAAGCCATGCTAATTGCTGCCGCCACGCCGAACCTGGTAGCCAACGGTTTTCACGCCGGTGATCTACTTAAGGAAATAGCCCCCCTCGTTGGTGGTGGGGGAGGGGGTAGGGCAGATCTTGCCCAGGCGGGAGGAAGGAAGCCGGAGAATATCTCTCAAGCTTTAGATAAAGCCTTTAAATGTATCGAAAAGCAATTACAACAAAAAAAGGAGGGAGAAGTGGAAAGGGATTAG